In Carassius gibelio isolate Cgi1373 ecotype wild population from Czech Republic chromosome B17, carGib1.2-hapl.c, whole genome shotgun sequence, a single window of DNA contains:
- the akap12a gene encoding mucin-17 isoform X5, whose translation MGATASSAQRDSRCEEDTAVEELPAAESDARDDAGADNKLLQKNGQISSLNVKTSNHADELNGNFEERVLADVGSGFVTLKEDGTETIEDIQEMDALQPVMKNESTEMVDADSVTVKEETEEDDISEVGFKKIFRFVGFKFTLKKDTCENTESDGQAEKVTSPSEDSSDTQENSTVAANENTPAETREIEVSSQPDAAEPSQQTDNEKELDQDIKIVEHHVEDTPEKELEKEGSPELEEPISPIKQFFTQGIFASLRKKKKEEEMLKESKEDEIKRIERMGLEEAKKEDSKCICLDIPHITSEEEKDTQEKDNDTLLPEGEFQNSLEKDKVQGSPLKRLFRKFSTKRQRESKSAEKVIEAEEQVSEHPKPSLELTELAEVEEPVVGEPKPDEEELVANVSPQETKKKPDTTASWEALICGGSAKKRARKTNEDETPEKREVYEKATDSPLGSSTEGDYDHLTSSNEQSGSPAEEEMGSTWKTLKKMVIQKRKVRTGENSTPEQIPSDSEMNKDEPFTMKKLIPGHKKRKSDESKDQTSSDGAAKDHKTGDEDDETPAIIPLSEYEIIEPESLKELHEQQVEITIEHEMPEMASPVLEQDTSDNLLPKVAATVPINTGPTVICGLPEDFEELTDFLSKHQQLSDIPEEGIIEESIETPKSSAEWTTQDDTLAEDIVELTADAVTAPEPSSEQFIGDDTTEMVSAVSQLTNSPRSSGHFTPVSAEYGLQTPDVILQEAIQSICMTPSVQSVTTKDESQESLAISFSPYIVQSSTTEETKVLVAHKKTEATAICTGLESQEIESVEEHLPAPLVEVIPEVSDAVPTELVSDNFKNETEVAGLWTDEVYEAEIKKLKTEYQELIVSEKESATETELSVEQVIPLVAEPLVGESEETHMEKQREECTTSIELRQVIETMQSEAGLEQVMSDYTHDPETECPLHSVLEEPVYEQPVAAEPEKDLTLSDVKLFVAEYDQPASTELVETSTQGDTDISKEVKEIEINASAVECLEVTATDSIISPIPDHIQAETLGLEGSLKLEAAESMQVEACEIQFDIKDAVLLAGDSAVAVEDISGKIQEKDYEQTAQQDIKEIHVEEETGDDVASEAVKNISEAGDESLAREQLPAKGVSLPEPVLVEETEEHQKEDTKMHLDDKVEDGTDGIFVKEEEEHAVKEGQPLTNTGSNETPIYESPEIIVDPGSEIGEMVYKIREHTVVSAFSKDLSEHTETPELPHTRSEVIQIPLEIVLPEVEAEPVAPEIAQPATTENIKTGKVLEMVAIIENTTKQSGKEKPMVPEPVTQVLSKSKLPKATEQEGEEIDGDQSPAMTSSEMKEIAVPEEKDTMAVAPKPEPEGVDSEMTMIKIPTITVLAQNYTAAETEVSNMSEKENEEDENASLKCESLEQVTEKILSNELHVDKTEIKDEIPAVIEITTIAQESPLTSEVTAKTPEVAVSEIQSEVVSELRAETLEVREPKVEIPVVSEVKVETAVVAELEVETPVVTSVAKELELETLVVTSMAKTTDTNNSAVTSQNQNIDSDTSVLTTVIKEQVVEIPTVISVVVTPATPLDELTPVVTLGNGSKDVPPVKETPVETLNVESVIVKTAVSPVVEIQNVIPVVATPDLGSVIVTEAASPVVSTGTVTTKIEETPVLSTVVETPVFSVTEVKSTPATVEKTVVSPVLQIPATVTSFVETPAVDSVKETVPLEEVTLDVTSFAETHVSQVIETLIVSVTSVKPTVVEMAKTPDTEMPAMSSMTVAEAVSPVVGTSSGTPVASETIMIPEVKTSVVTSAAETSLVTPAVETPAQISVIATNAAPPVTPAATAASETSEAVETAIVESPPVAVVETPVVTQVVETLGKVLVMVTETVPLVDVSEETAAVETPVEFPVLQTSVVNSAPVAEDKTPLVTPVVQTSGQVSVIVTESAPPVDVSAVTSAVETPVVIPVVETPILNSAPVAVDQTPVVTPVVQTPGQVSVMVTETAPPVNVSVLTAAVETPVVIPLVETSIVKSNPVAVVETPVVTPVVQTPGKVSVMVTEPAPPVVVSVVTAAVEAPLLIPEVETPIVKSTPVAVVKTPVVTPVVQTSCQVSEKVTDTIPPVVVSAVTATVETPVKIPLVEAPVVKSTPVAVVETPVVTPVVQTSCQVSEKVTDTIPPVVVSAVTATVETPVMIPVVETPVVKSTPVAVVETPVVTPVVQTPGQVLVAVTDTTPPVVVSAVTATVETPVMIPVVESPVVKSTPAAVVNTPVVTPVVQTSGQVSEKVTDTIPPVVVSAATATVETPVMIPVVEVPVVKSTAVAVVETPVVTPAVQTPGKVSEKATYTTPPVVVSAVTATVETPVMIPVVEAPVVKSTPVAVVETPVVTPVVQTPGQVSEKVTDTTPPVFVSAVTATVETPVTIPVVEAPVLKSTPVALVETPVVTPVVQTSGQVSEKVTDTIPPVVVSAATATVETHVMIPVVEVPVVKSTAVAVVETPVVTQVVQTPGQVLVAVTDTTPPVVVSAVTATVETPVMIPVVESPVVKSTPAAVVNTPVVTPVVQTSGQVSEKVTDTIPPVVVSAATATVETHVMIPVVEVPVVKSTAVAVVETPVVTPAVQTPGKVSEKATDTTPPVVVSAVTATVETPVMIPVVEAPFVKSTPVAVVETPVVYPVVQTPGQVLVAVTEATPPAVVSAVTAAAETPVVISVVERSVVSLVLETTTEAPTAIAMAERPVMIPVVQTPVLVSVIAKEAAPPVFLPAVTAGPEVETPVSVPEAPAVILAVQTPMKEQVAQTRTTPAMVLVKATSVVTGMEAPTVTGTPLSHGVMGPAVATVIVATAPPVATPEVKKTMLQVVEQEKREAKSEASVVSKDVEPPFVAAKEVKISVLTQECISDEENGKASLRHTSTEPQSEVEEDVWEDAVDNIGDSPCQVTYTEDAPQDTAAKQTSDAAI comes from the exons ATGGGAGCTACGGCATCCTCCGCGCAACGGGACAGCAGATGTGAGGAGGACACAGCGGTGGAGGAGCTCCCTGCAGCGGAGAGCGATGCTCGGGACGACGCCGGTGCTGATAACAAG TTATTACAGAAAAATGGCCAGATCTCCAGTTTGAATGTAAAGACAAGCAACCATGCAGATGAATTAAATGGCAACTTTGAGGAGAGAGTACTTGCAGATG TTGGCTCAGGGTTTGTTACTCTGAAAGAAGATGGCACAGAAACAATTGAAGACATCCAGGAAATGGATGCTCTTCAACCAGTAATGAAGAATGAGAGCACAGAGATGGTTGATGCAGATAGTGTGACTGTGAAGGAGGAAACTGAGGAGGATGATATCAGTGAAGTTGGGTTCAAAAAAATCTTCAGATTTGTTGGATTTAAGTTTACCCTAAAAAAAGACACATGTGAAAACACTGAATCAGATGGACAAGCAGAAAAAGTTACAAGTCCCTCAGAGGACTCCAGTGACACCCAGGAGAACAGTACAGTAGCAGCAAATGAAAACACACCTGCTGAGACACGAGAAATTGAGGTGTCTTCCCAGCCTGATGCAGCTGAACCCTCTCAACAAACAGACAATGAAAAAGAGCTGGATCAGGACATAAAGATAGTGGAACATCATGTGGAGGACACACCTGAGAAAGAACTGGAAAAAGAAGGAAGTCCTGAGCTGGAGGAACCAATTTCACCAATCAAGCAATTCTTTACACAAGGAATTTTTGCCagtttgagaaagaaaaagaaagaagaggaaaTGCTAAAAGAGAGTAAGGAAGACGAAATCAAGAGAATTGAGAGAATGGGTTTAGAAGAGGCCAAAAAAGAAGACAGTAAATGTATATGCCTTGATATCCCTCATATTACATCAGAGGAAGAAAAAGATACACAGGAGAAAGACAATGACACATTGTTACCTGAAGGAGAGTTTCAGAATTCTCTAGAGAAAGATAAGGTACAAGGAAGTCCACTTAAAAGACTTTTCAGGAAATTTTCCACAAAAAGGCAGCGAGAAAGTAAATCTGCAGAAAAGGTGATTGAGGCAGAAGAACAAGTCTCTGAACACCCAAAACCATCCTTGGAATTGACAGAGCTCGCAGAAGTGGAGGAACCAGTGGTTGGGGAACCAAAACCTGATGAAGAGGAGCTGGTGGCTAATGTAAGCCCTCAAGAGACCAAAAAGAAACCTGACACCACCGCTTCCTGGGAGGCACTGATTTGTGGTGGTTCTGCTAAAAAAAGAGCTAGAAAAACAAATGAGGATGAAACACCAGAGAAAAGAGAAGTATATGAAAAAGCAACTGACTCTCCATTGGGAAGTTCAACAGAGGGGGATTATGATCATCTCACATCATCTAATGAACAAAGTGGAAGTCCTGCTGAAGAAGAGATGGGATCCACATGGAAGACGTTAAAAAAAATGGTCATCCAGAAGAGAAAGGTCAGAACTGGAGAAAATAGTACCCCTGAGCAGATACCTTCAGATAGTGAGATGAACAAAGACGAACCGTTTACTATGAAGAAACTCATTCCAGGGCATAAAAAGAGAAAATCAGATGAAAGCAAAGACCAGACATCGTCCGATGGGGCTGCAAAGGATCATAAAAcaggtgatgaagatgatgagacCCCAGCTATTATTCCTCTGTCTGAGTATGAAATAATTGAGCCTGAAAGTCTGAAGGAGTTGCATGAGCAACAAGTTGAAATCACAATAGAACATGAGATGCCAGAGATGGCTTCACCAGTGTTAGAACAAGACACATCTGATAACTTGTTGCCAAAAGTTGCAGCTACAGTTCCAATTAACACTGGACCAACAGTCATATGTGGATTACCAGAAGACTTTGAAGAACTTACAGACTTCTTGAGCAAACATCAGCAACTGAGTGATATTCCAGAAGAAGGCATCATTGAGGAAAGCATTGAAACACCAAAATCCTCTGCTGAGTGGACAACACAGGATGACACCTTAGCTGAGGACATTGTGGAGTTGACAGCAGATGCGGTCACTGCCCCAGAACCATCAAGTGAACAATTTATTGGGGATGACACTACTGAAATGGTCTCGGCAGTCTCGCAACTAACCAATTCACCCAGGTCATCTGGGCATTTTACACCAGTGTCAGCTGAATATGGCTTACAAACACCAGATGTGATCCTACAGGAAGCTATTCAATCTATCTGCATGACTCCAAGTGTTCAGTCAGTAACTACAAAAGATGAAAGCCAAGAATCTCTGGCCATATCATTTTCACCTTATATTGTGCAGTCCTCCACAACAGAGGAAACAAAGGTTTTGGTTGCACATAAGAAAACTGAGGCAACAGCAATATGTACAGGACTGGAATCTCAAGAAATAGAATCTGTTGAAGAACATCTCCCTGCACCCTTAGTGGAGGTAATACCTGAAGTAAGTGATGCTGTCCCGACTGAATTAGTCTCTGAtaactttaaaaatgaaactgaagTTGCAGGACTTTGGACAGATGAGGTCTATGAGGCTGAAATTAAGAAACTAAAGACTGAGTATCAGGAATTAATTGTAAGTGAAAAGGAATCTGCCACTGAAACTGAGCTAAGTGTAGAGCAAGTTATTCCGTTAGTGGCAGAGCCTCTTGTGGGAGAATCAGAGGAGACTCATATGGAGAAACAAAGAGAGGAATGTACAACTAGTATTGAACTCAGACAGGTAATTGAGACAATGCAAAGTGAAGCTGGGCTGGAACAGGTTATGTCAGATTACACCCATGATCCTGAAACAGAGTGTCCACTGCATTCAGTGTTAGAGGAACCTGTATATGAACAACCAGTAGCGGCTGAACCTGAAAAAGACCTCACGCTTTCAGATGTTAAATTGTTCGTTGCTGAGTATGATCAACCTGCATCAACTGAATTAGTTGAGACTTCGACACAAGGTGATACAGACATAAGTAAAGAAGTCAAAGAAATAGAAATTAATGCTTCTGCTGTGGAGTGTCTGGAAGTCACAGCGACTGATAGTATTATAAGTCCAATTCCAGATCACATACAGGCAGAGACACTGGGGTTAGAAGGGAGTTTAAAATTAGAAGCAGCTGAATCAATGCAAGTTGAAGCCTGTGAAATACAATTTGACATAAAAGATGCAGTCTTATTAGCAGGTGATTCAGCAGTGGCTGTGGAGGACATCAGTGGGAAAATACAAGAAAAAGATTATGAACAAACGGCACAGCAGGACATTAAGGAAATACATGTAGAAGAAGAAACAGGGGATGATGTTGCTTCAGAAGctgttaaaaatatttcagaagcTGGAGATGAATCATTAGCCAGAGAACAGCTGCCAGCCAAGGGGGTGTCACTTCCAGAACCAGTATTAGTTGAAGAGACTGAAGAGCACCAGAAAGAAGACACTAAAATGCATTTGGATGATAAAGTGGAAGATGGAACGGATGGGATTTTtgtgaaagaggaagaggaacatGCAGTGAAGGAAGGGCAGCCTCTGACAAACACTGGCAGCAATGAAACTCCTATTTATGAATCTCCTGAAATAATTGTTGATCCAGGAAGTGAAATTGGAGAGATGGTTTATAAAATAAGAGAACACACAGTTGTTTCAGCATTTTCAAAAGATTTATCTGAGCACACAGAAACACCAGAATTGCCTCACACTAGGTCTGAAGTCATACAAATACCGCTAGAAATAGTATTGCCAGAAGTTGAAGCAGAACCTGTAGCACCAGAAATTGCACAACCAGCAACAACAGAGAATATTAAAACTGGTAAAGTTTTAGAAATGGTTGCCATTATTGAGAACACAACAAAACAATCTGGGAAAGAGAAGCCTATGGTACCTGAACCAGTAACACAGGTTCTTTCAAAATCTAAGCTACCAAAAGCAACAGAACAAGAGGGTGAAGAAATAGATGGTGACCAGTCCCCAGCAATGACATCATCAGAAATGAAAGAAATTGCAGTTCCAGAAGAAAAAGATACAATGGCTGTTGCTCCCAAACCAGAACCAGAAGGGGTTGATTCAGAGATGACTATGATTAAAATACCTACCATCACAGTGCTGGCACAAAATTATACTGCTGCAGAAACAGAGGTTAGTAATATGAGTGAAAAGGAGAATGAAGAAGATGAAAATGCTAGTCTAAAATGTGAATCTCTTGAACAGGTTACAGAAAAGATACTGTCAAATGAGTTGCATGTAGACAAGACAGAAATTAAAGATGAAATACCTGCAGTAATCGAAATAACAACCATTGCACAAGAATCACCACTGACCTCTGAAGTAACAGCAAAAACACCAGAAGTTGCTGTTTCTGAGATACAGTCAGAAGTAGTCAGTGAACTCAGGGCTGAGACACTTGAAGTGAGAGAACCAAAGGTAGAAATTCCTGTGGTATCAGAAGTGAAAGTAGAGACAGCTGTAGTAGCTGAGCTGGAAGTGGAGACACCAGTTGTCACCTCAGTGGCTAAAGAACTTGAATTAGAAACACTAGTGGTTACATCTATGGCAAAAACAACTGATACCAATAATTCCGCTGTTACATCACAAAATCAAAACATAGACTCTGACACATCAGTGTTAACAACGGTGATCAAAGAGCAAGTAGTGGAGATTCCCACTGTTATTTCTGTGGTAGTGACACCAGCTACACCTTTAGATGAATTAACACCAGTTGTAACTCTAGGCAATGGGTCAAAGGATGTACCTCCTGTAAAAGAGACACCTGTCGAAACACTAAATGTCGAATCAGTGATTGTGAAGACTGCTGTGTCCCCAGTAGTAGAGATACAGAATGTGATTCCAGTGGTAGCAACACCAGATCTTGGTTCAGTAATAGTAACAGAAGCTGCATCTCCAGTGGTAAGTACAGGAACAGTGACTACTAAAATAGAAGAAACACCAGTTTTGAGCACCGTTGTAGAAACACCTGTTTTTTCTGTCACAGAAGTAAAATCAACTCCAGCTACAGTAGAGAAAACAGTAGTGTCCCCTGTATTACAGATCCCAGCCACAGTAACATCTTTTGTGGAGACTCCAGCTGTTGATTCAGTCAAAGAAACTGTACCTCTAGAAGAGGTTACACTAGATGTGACCTCATTTGCAGAAACACATGTAAGCCAAGTAATTGAAACTCTCATTGTCTCCGTCACATCAGTAAAACCAACTGTAGTGGAAATGGCAAAGACACCAGACACTGAGATGCCAGCTATGAGTTCAATGACAGTGGCAGAGGCTGTATCTCCTGTAGTAGGTACATCATCTGGAACTCCAGTAGCATCAGAAACAATTATGATCCCAGAAGTAAAAACTTCAGTAGTAACTTCAGCCGCAGAGACATCACTTGTGACACCAGCAGTAGAAACACCAGCTCAGATTTCAGTAATTGCAACAAATGCAGCACCTCCAGTAACTCCAGCAGCAACTGCAGCATCAGAAACATCAGAAGCTGTAGAAACAGCTATTGTAGAGTCACCTCCAGTTGCAGTGGTTGAGACACCAGTTGTGACCCAAGTGGTAGAGACACTAGGTAAGGTTTTAGTGATGGTAACAGAGACTGTCCCTCTGGTAGATGTTTCAGAAGAAACTGCAGCAGTAGAAACACCTGTTGAGTTCCCAGTATTACAAACTTCCGTTGTTAATTCAGCTCCAGTTGCAGAGGATAAGACACCACTTGTGACCCCAGTTGTGCAGACATCAGGTCAGGTTTCAGTGATTGTAACAGAGAGTGCACCTCcagtagatgtttctgcagtaacTTCAGCAGTAGAAACACCTGTTGTAATCCCAGTAGTAGAAACTCCCATATTAAATTCAGCTCCAGTTGCAGTGGATCAGACACCAGTTGTGACCCCAGTGGTACAGACACCAGGGCAGGTTTCTGTTATGGTAACAGAGACTGCACCTCCAGTAAATGTTTCAGTATTGACTGCAGCAGTAGAAACACCTGTTGTGATCCCATTAGTAGAAACTTCTATTGTAAAGTCAAATCCAGTTGCAGTGGTTGAGACACCAGTTGTGACCCCAGTGGTACAGACACCAGGTAAAGTTTCAGTTATGGTAACAGAGCCTGCACCTCCAGTAGTTGTATCAGTGGTTACTGCAGCAGTAGAGGCACCTCTTTTAATCCCAGAAGTAGAAACTCCTATTGTAAAGTCAACTCCAGTTGCAGTGGTTAAGACACCAGTTGTGACTCCAGTTGTGCAGACATCATGTCAGGTTTCAGAAAAGGTAACAGACACTATACCTCCAGTAGTTGTTTCAGCAGTAACTGCAACAGTAGAAACACCTGTTAAGATCCCCTTAGTAGAAGCGCCAGTTGTAAAGTCAACTCCAGTTGCAGTGGTTGAGACACCAGTAGTGACCCCAGTTGTGCAGACATCATGTCAGGTTTCAGAAAAGGTAACAGACACTATACCTCCAGTAGTTGTTTCAGCAGTAACTGCAACAGTAGAAACACCTGTTATGATCCCAGTAGTAGAAACTCCAGTTGTAAAGTCAACTCCAGTTGCAGTGGTTGAGACACCAGTAGTGACCCCAGTGGTACAGACACCAGGTCAG GTTTTAGTTGCAGTAACAGACACTACACCTCCAGTAGTTGTTTCAGCAGTAACTGCAACAGTAGAAACACCTGTTATGATCCCAGTAGTAGAATCACCAGTTGTAAAGTCAACTCCAGCTGCAGTGGTTAATACACCAGTTGTGACACCAGTTGTGCAGACATCAGGTCAGGTTTCAGAAAAGGTAACAGACACTATACCTCCAGTAGTTGTTTCAGCAGCAACTGCCACAGTAGAAACACCTGTTATGATCCCAGTAGTCGAAGTGCCAGTTGTAAAGTCAACTGCAGTTGCAGTGGTTGAGACACCAGTTGTGACCCCAGCGGTACAGACACCAGGTAAAGTTTCAGAGAAGGCAACATACACTACACCTCCAGTAGTTGTTTCAGCAGTAACTGCAACAGTAGAAACACCTGTTATGATCCCAGTAGTAGAAGCACCAGTTGTAAAGTCAACTCCAGTTGCAGTGGTTGAGACACCAGTAGTGACCCCAGTGGTACAGACACCAGGTCAGGTTTCAGAGAAGGTAACAGACACTACACCTCCAGTATTTGTTTCAGCAGTAACTGCAACAGTAGAAACACCTGTTACGATCCCTGTAGTAGAAGCACCGGTTTTAAAGTCAACTCCAGTTGCATTGGTTGAGACACCAGTTGTGACCCCAGTTGTGCAGACATCAGGTCAGGTTTCAGAAAAGGTAACAGACACTATACCTCCAGTAGTTGTTTCAGCAGCAACTGCCACAGTAGAAACACATGTTATGATCCCAGTAGTCGAAGTGCCAGTTGTAAAGTCAACTGCAGTTGCAGTGGTTGAGACACCAGTGGTGACCCAGGTGGTACAGACACCAGGTCAGGTTTTAGTTGCAGTAACAGACACTACACCTCCAGTAGTTGTTTCAGCAGTAACTGCAACAGTAGAAACACCTGTTATGATCCCAGTAGTAGAATCACCAGTTGTAAAGTCAACTCCAGCTGCAGTGGTTAATACACCAGTTGTGACACCAGTTGTGCAGACATCAGGTCAGGTTTCAGAAAAGGTAACAGACACTATACCTCCAGTAGTTGTTTCAGCAGCAACTGCCACAGTAGAAACACATGTTATGATCCCAGTAGTCGAAGTGCCAGTTGTAAAGTCAACTGCAGTTGCAGTGGTTGAGACACCAGTTGTGACCCCAGCGGTACAGACACCAGGTAAAGTTTCAGAGAAGGCAACAGACACTACACCTCCAGTAGTTGTTTCAGCAGTAACTGCAACAGTAGAAACACCTGTTATGATCCCAGTAGTAGAAGCACCGTTTGTAAAGTCAACTCCAGTTGCAGTGGTTGAGACACCAGTAGTGTACCCAGTGGTACAGACACCAGGTCAGGTTTTAGTTGCAGTAACAGAAGCTACTCCTCCAGCAGTTGTTTCAGCAGTGACTGCAGCAGCAGAAACACCTGTTGTGATCTCAGTAGTGGAAAGATCAGTTGTGAGCCTAGTACTAGAAACTACAACAGAAGCACCAACTGCAATTGCAATGGCAGAGAGACCTGTTATGATCCCAGTGGTACAGACACCAGTTCTGGTTTCAGTGATTGCAAAAGAGGCTGCACCTCCAGTATTTCTACCAGCAGTGACTGCAGGACCAGAGGTGGAGACACCAGTTTCAGTACCAGAAGCACCTGCTGTGATCCTAGCAGTACAAACACCAATGAAAGAACAGGTAGCACAGACACGGACAACACCAGCCATGGTCTTAGTAAAGGCAACATCAGTTGTAACTGGGATGGAGGCACCCACTGTGACCGGGACACCTTTATCCCATGGGGTGATGGGACCAGCTGTTGCCACAGTTATAGTAGCAACAGCTCCACCTGTTGCTACACCAGAAGTAAAGAAAACAATGTTGCAGGTAGTTGAACAGGAGAAAAGGGAAGCAAAGTCAGAGGCTTCAGTTGTGTCTAAAGATGTTGAACCACCATTTGTGGCTGCGAAAGAGGTAAAGATATCAGTTTTAACTCAAGAGTGTATATCAGATGAAGAAAATGGGAAGGCTTCCTTGCGGCATACTTCAACAGAACCTCAGTCAGAGGTAGAGGAGGATGTGTGGGAGGATGCTGTAGATAATATTGGAGATTCCCCATGTCAGGTGACATACACAGAGGATGCGCCCCAAGATACTGCTGCTAAACAAACATCTGATGCTGCAATTTGA